The Brachyspira aalborgi genome has a segment encoding these proteins:
- a CDS encoding DUF4234 domain-containing protein, whose product MLCPKCGNQINDDAKSCDLCGSSISSLSVNNQGGLLSRRKRKNEELDNNIDKISENNNDIKQSENLSSNENNINIVKEVDIIQNNETVDFSKIKKNRDFVIYLILTFLTGGLYMVYFWWGFIKDMNLICGEEGESPNSILVLVFSAMTFGLYYFYWIYKHSERIKNAAARYNVIIKQSSGVILLWTLTSLFTAGAGIFLGQYFMITNFNKLTNAIKGE is encoded by the coding sequence ATGTTATGTCCAAAATGTGGAAATCAAATTAACGATGATGCAAAATCTTGTGATTTATGCGGTTCTTCAATTAGCAGTCTTTCTGTGAATAATCAAGGAGGGCTTTTGAGTAGAAGAAAAAGAAAAAACGAAGAATTAGATAATAATATCGATAAAATATCAGAAAATAATAATGATATTAAACAGTCGGAAAATTTATCTAGTAATGAAAACAATATAAATATTGTTAAAGAGGTTGATATAATCCAAAATAATGAAACAGTAGATTTTTCAAAAATAAAGAAAAATAGAGATTTTGTTATATATCTTATATTAACTTTTCTAACGGGAGGGTTATATATGGTATATTTTTGGTGGGGTTTTATAAAAGATATGAACCTTATTTGCGGAGAAGAAGGAGAAAGTCCAAATTCTATTTTAGTATTAGTATTTTCCGCTATGACTTTTGGGCTTTATTATTTTTATTGGATATATAAGCATTCTGAAAGGATAAAAAATGCAGCAGCTCGTTATAATGTTATAATAAAACAATCAAGCGGAGTTATTTTATTATGGACTTTAACATCACTTTTTACCGCTGGAGCTGGTATATTTCTTGGTCAGTATTTTATGATAACTAATTTTAATAAATTAACAAACGCTATAAAAGGAGAGTAA
- a CDS encoding zinc ribbon domain-containing protein: MFCANCGKEIKEGMNFCSSCGGKIEPTNKEKINNISSSENNTNYIDIKDIKNDSNSTSDFYMDIKGIKSRFDHGYNIMQINVVLISMVIGGAFWYIIYSNTPVLIFFSFLLVVIFTIIFPLVMLIIATKLNPRGVFIDMQNGVLIKNNKTKFSFLKDELHLKEVFAIQVKSFKIDALPCPKGTFKYNKNIFLNTLLASGEFYKFTFFDKNGSPLLNIHLTNKNDRDKLIEALKTVFNILGKYDVQIEVNNSVSRDFDELAM; encoded by the coding sequence ATGTTTTGTGCAAATTGCGGAAAAGAAATTAAAGAAGGAATGAATTTTTGTTCTTCCTGCGGAGGTAAAATCGAACCAACTAATAAAGAAAAAATTAATAATATTAGTAGTTCGGAAAACAATACTAATTATATTGATATAAAAGATATTAAGAATGATAGTAATTCAACTTCTGATTTTTATATGGATATAAAAGGAATAAAATCAAGATTTGACCACGGATATAATATTATGCAAATAAATGTAGTTCTTATATCTATGGTTATCGGGGGAGCATTTTGGTATATAATTTATAGTAATACGCCAGTTCTCATATTCTTTTCTTTTTTACTTGTGGTAATTTTTACTATAATATTTCCTTTAGTTATGCTAATAATAGCTACTAAACTTAATCCTCGAGGAGTATTTATAGACATGCAAAATGGAGTTCTAATTAAAAATAATAAAACAAAATTTAGTTTTTTAAAGGATGAACTTCATTTAAAAGAAGTGTTTGCAATTCAAGTTAAAAGCTTTAAAATAGACGCTCTACCATGTCCTAAAGGCACTTTTAAATATAATAAAAATATATTTCTTAATACTCTTTTAGCAAGCGGAGAGTTCTACAAATTTACATTTTTTGATAAAAATGGAAGTCCGCTATTAAATATACATTTAACTAATAAAAACGATAGAGATAAACTTATTGAAGCTCTTAAAACCGTTTTTAATATATTAGGCAAGTATGATGTTCAAATAGAAGTAAATAATTCCGTAAGTAGAGATTTTGACGAATTGGCTATGTAA
- a CDS encoding ankyrin repeat domain-containing protein, translating to MIKKIFILFIALFSYNLFSAEKITVAVLPFSSVNGEEEGDTLASMFANELSKRKVYKVLTRNSQLEKVMKEHNFQRNGLTDETTRIVIGRALNAQYVLAGEVKKLGRNNILIVSMINVETFENITGDSKSFRNIEDVIQFIPQIINEITGTRGRTVVDIDIFGDESYKNVVTSGDRAALERIIKKRSGEKYIKDIEAAILIDINRYIRIYEYNGYYTNSRGRQIYTIINNNEYLTPLMIASALKYNDLLKALVSAGADLNLQVKSYGVNIATALTYCILSGNIEGVSILLNAGASIDNREDYLHTAIRIGNVNIAKLLINKGVDINQLPKDNGNDTDYKGKSALVYSVIKRNVDIVKLLLLNNADITIDKEPILYTALIYYEYRIVKLLLDAGVDIDVRDGWGHTPLTIACEKGYIDAVKLLIEYGADVNYADKKGKKPLYYAINSSKKNEIIKLLVDEGATE from the coding sequence ATGATAAAGAAAATATTTATATTATTTATAGCCTTATTTAGTTATAATTTGTTTTCGGCAGAGAAAATAACTGTTGCGGTTTTGCCTTTTTCAAGCGTAAATGGAGAAGAAGAAGGAGATACATTAGCCTCTATGTTTGCAAACGAATTAAGCAAAAGAAAGGTTTATAAAGTTCTTACTAGAAATAGTCAACTTGAAAAAGTCATGAAAGAACATAACTTTCAGAGAAACGGTTTGACGGACGAAACTACAAGAATAGTAATAGGACGCGCTTTAAATGCTCAATATGTCTTGGCAGGCGAAGTAAAGAAATTGGGAAGGAATAATATTCTTATAGTAAGTATGATAAATGTTGAAACTTTTGAAAATATTACGGGCGATAGTAAATCGTTTAGGAATATAGAAGATGTTATTCAATTTATTCCTCAAATAATTAATGAAATAACGGGAACGAGAGGAAGGACAGTAGTCGATATTGATATTTTCGGAGATGAAAGCTATAAAAATGTTGTTACTTCTGGAGATAGAGCCGCTTTAGAGAGAATTATAAAGAAAAGAAGCGGTGAAAAATATATTAAAGATATAGAGGCAGCCATTTTAATCGATATAAATCGTTATATAAGAATATACGAATATAATGGTTATTATACAAATTCCAGAGGGCGACAAATATATACTATTATAAATAATAACGAATATTTAACGCCATTAATGATAGCTTCGGCATTAAAATATAACGATTTATTAAAAGCTTTAGTAAGCGCTGGTGCGGATTTAAATTTGCAAGTTAAATCTTATGGTGTAAATATTGCTACCGCTTTAACCTATTGTATATTATCTGGCAATATAGAAGGAGTTTCTATACTTCTTAATGCTGGAGCAAGTATAGATAACAGGGAAGATTATTTACATACAGCTATACGAATAGGAAATGTGAATATAGCTAAACTTCTTATAAATAAAGGCGTGGATATAAATCAATTACCTAAAGACAATGGAAATGATACTGATTATAAGGGAAAAAGCGCATTAGTTTATTCTGTAATTAAAAGAAATGTAGATATAGTAAAATTACTTTTATTAAATAACGCCGATATAACCATAGATAAAGAGCCTATTCTATATACCGCTTTAATTTACTATGAATATAGAATTGTAAAATTATTGTTGGATGCTGGCGTAGATATAGATGTTAGGGACGGATGGGGACATACGCCTTTAACTATAGCATGTGAGAAAGGATATATTGACGCAGTGAAATTATTAATAGAATACGGAGCGGATGTTAATTATGCGGATAAAAAAGGGAAAAAGCCTTTATATTACGCTATAAATAGCTCAAAGAAGAATGAGATAATAAAACTTTTAGTAGACGAAGGAGCTACTGAATAA
- a CDS encoding LPP20 family lipoprotein produces the protein MKRLFICILLLNIGINLYGQKQPEWILNPQKVYDKNIYEVGVGQGISEKEAEDNAYSILANIFGMNISVDTKANEKYIETSLGVEEIRSLDNSTKIEAKHNLINVKIDSRYYDTKKNKYYVIAVLNKKETALLLNKKIKDNIKIIDSYILKSNSEKDLFDKYYTLYIAYIFSEKNENFINQLSILDNSSKIDVLDSYRIERIKSSMESVKRKISFGIEAFDITPNIESAIEHSISDLGFKISSNPSYIFRDKFTFDGNDTGYGMYIMNYTLILELINYNGERIASFKYKGKDGGASEKDAKKVIMNKLVKDINSNLSSQLSNYLDGRFERIKY, from the coding sequence ATGAAGAGATTATTTATTTGTATTTTATTATTAAATATTGGAATAAATCTTTATGGACAAAAACAACCAGAATGGATATTAAATCCTCAAAAAGTTTATGATAAAAATATTTACGAAGTAGGAGTTGGGCAGGGAATAAGCGAGAAAGAAGCGGAAGATAACGCTTATTCTATTTTAGCAAATATATTTGGAATGAATATTTCGGTAGATACTAAAGCTAATGAAAAATATATTGAAACTTCTTTAGGAGTAGAAGAAATTAGGAGTTTGGATAATAGCACTAAAATAGAAGCAAAGCATAATCTTATAAATGTAAAGATAGATTCAAGATATTATGATACAAAAAAGAATAAATATTATGTTATAGCCGTTTTAAATAAAAAAGAAACCGCATTACTTTTGAATAAAAAGATTAAGGACAATATAAAAATTATAGATTCTTATATATTAAAATCAAATAGCGAAAAAGATTTATTTGATAAATATTATACTTTATATATAGCTTATATATTTTCTGAAAAGAATGAAAATTTTATAAATCAATTATCAATATTAGATAACTCTTCAAAAATAGATGTTTTAGATAGTTATAGAATTGAAAGAATAAAATCGAGTATGGAGAGCGTTAAAAGAAAAATATCTTTTGGAATTGAAGCTTTTGATATTACTCCAAATATAGAATCGGCAATAGAACATTCTATAAGCGATTTAGGATTTAAGATTAGTTCAAATCCAAGTTATATTTTTAGAGATAAATTTACTTTTGACGGAAATGACACGGGATATGGAATGTATATTATGAATTATACTTTAATTTTAGAACTTATAAATTATAACGGAGAGAGAATTGCCTCTTTTAAGTATAAAGGAAAGGACGGCGGAGCTTCAGAAAAAGACGCTAAAAAAGTAATAATGAATAAATTAGTTAAAGATATTAATTCAAATTTATCGTCTCAATTATCTAATTATTTAGACGGCAGATTTGAAAGAATAAAATATTAA
- the mutS gene encoding DNA mismatch repair protein MutS: MEEDFFTVNKKEENSKLTPMMKQYRDIKDKYSDSIVLFRMGDFYEAFFEDAEKLAQILSITLTKRANVPMSGFPYHAIDGYLSKLVKSGVKIAICEQMEDPKTAKGIVKRDVTQVITPGTISENKYLQSKSNNYLASIIISKNQQNVAISICDVSTGELYITEIENENLKEIIEEVCEEIIKFYPKEIMTIDSLKENEIIKEIQKRFSKIFYSHTPDYFAEYSYAYKTLINHFKTLSLKSFGIEDKHLLISLAGSTIHYISELAKHSLEHISNIKIYDKKATMTLDYATISNLEILTTIRNDNYKMTLFDTIDRTKTSMGARYLKRIIVEPLLNINEINKRLDNVDFFYKNIKLTYKIRDILTDIGDIERLTSKLALGRINPKELVALKRFLILSLEAITELAINDFEEANFEEVNDIKIIIDLIERAILEDPKITTNEGDIIKDEYNETLKKYNEAKRESRNWISELEGNYKSETGINSLKIRYNNIIGYYIEVTKANVSAVPKDFIKRQTLSNGERFITEKLMEYERIINEANEKSYALEYEIFTEVKNKVSDYLTSILKMAKIISIIDVYSSLSILAKEDNYTKPIMTEDGIIDIKEGRHPVVEANLIDESFIPNDIYLDNNKEHLLIITGPNMSGKSTYLRQTALIVLLAQIGSFVPASSAKISIVDRIFTRVGASDNIARGESTFLVEMNETAYILNHCTNKSLIIMDEIGRGTSTYDGLSIAWAIVEYLTSEENKKSKTLFATHYHELTMLEDLDGVKNYKVSVEEYKDEIIFMKKVIEGAAESSYGIYAAKIAGAPNKIIKRASEILKKLENEAGIQFENIELKNKKSLEFLPLYNNDNEIKTVIKESEIEKEIKELNINEITPIEAINLISKWKKDL; encoded by the coding sequence ATGGAAGAAGATTTTTTTACTGTAAACAAAAAAGAAGAAAATTCAAAATTAACTCCCATGATGAAACAGTATAGAGATATAAAAGATAAATATTCCGATAGCATTGTGCTTTTTCGTATGGGAGATTTTTACGAGGCTTTTTTTGAAGATGCCGAAAAATTAGCGCAAATATTAAGTATTACATTAACTAAAAGAGCTAATGTTCCAATGTCGGGATTTCCTTATCATGCGATAGACGGATATTTATCGAAGCTTGTAAAGTCGGGAGTAAAAATAGCGATTTGCGAACAGATGGAAGACCCGAAAACAGCTAAAGGAATAGTAAAGAGAGATGTAACTCAAGTTATAACTCCAGGCACAATATCCGAAAATAAATATTTACAATCGAAAAGCAATAATTATTTAGCTTCAATTATAATTTCAAAAAATCAACAAAATGTTGCAATTTCTATATGCGATGTTTCTACGGGCGAATTATATATTACCGAAATAGAAAACGAAAACTTAAAAGAGATTATAGAAGAAGTTTGCGAAGAGATAATAAAATTTTATCCGAAAGAGATAATGACTATAGATTCTTTAAAAGAAAATGAAATAATAAAAGAGATACAAAAAAGATTTTCAAAAATATTTTATAGCCATACTCCCGATTATTTTGCAGAATATTCTTATGCTTATAAAACTCTTATCAATCATTTTAAAACTTTATCTTTAAAAAGTTTTGGCATAGAAGACAAACATTTATTAATATCTTTAGCGGGTTCTACAATACATTATATAAGCGAGCTTGCAAAACATTCTTTAGAGCATATATCTAATATTAAAATTTACGATAAAAAAGCTACAATGACTTTAGATTATGCGACAATATCGAATTTGGAAATACTTACAACTATAAGAAATGATAATTATAAAATGACTTTATTCGACACTATAGACAGAACAAAAACTTCTATGGGAGCGAGATATTTAAAAAGAATTATTGTAGAGCCTTTGCTTAATATAAACGAAATAAATAAAAGACTCGATAATGTTGACTTTTTTTATAAAAACATAAAATTAACTTATAAAATTAGAGATATATTAACGGATATAGGAGATATTGAAAGGCTTACTTCAAAATTAGCTTTGGGCAGAATAAATCCTAAAGAATTAGTCGCTTTAAAAAGATTTTTAATTTTATCTTTGGAAGCTATTACGGAGCTTGCGATAAACGATTTTGAAGAAGCGAATTTTGAAGAAGTTAATGATATAAAAATAATAATCGATTTAATAGAAAGAGCGATACTTGAAGACCCGAAGATAACTACAAACGAAGGCGATATAATAAAAGACGAATATAATGAAACATTAAAAAAGTATAACGAAGCTAAAAGAGAAAGCAGAAATTGGATAAGCGAACTTGAAGGAAATTATAAATCTGAAACGGGAATAAATAGCTTAAAAATAAGATACAATAATATTATTGGTTATTATATAGAAGTTACAAAAGCCAATGTGTCTGCAGTTCCAAAAGATTTTATAAAAAGGCAAACTCTATCAAACGGCGAAAGATTTATAACAGAAAAATTAATGGAATACGAAAGAATAATTAACGAAGCGAATGAAAAAAGTTACGCTTTAGAATACGAAATATTTACTGAAGTTAAAAATAAAGTAAGCGATTATTTAACTTCAATATTAAAAATGGCAAAAATAATTTCAATAATAGATGTTTATTCTTCGCTTTCAATTTTAGCAAAAGAAGATAATTATACCAAACCGATAATGACAGAAGACGGAATTATAGATATAAAAGAAGGCAGGCATCCCGTAGTTGAAGCGAATTTAATTGACGAAAGTTTTATTCCAAACGACATTTATTTAGATAATAATAAAGAACATTTGCTTATAATAACGGGACCGAATATGAGCGGAAAAAGCACTTATTTAAGACAAACCGCTTTAATAGTTTTACTCGCTCAAATAGGTTCTTTTGTTCCCGCCTCAAGCGCAAAAATATCTATAGTCGACAGAATATTTACAAGAGTAGGAGCGAGCGATAATATTGCAAGAGGCGAAAGCACTTTTTTAGTCGAAATGAATGAAACCGCTTATATTTTGAATCATTGCACAAATAAAAGTTTAATAATTATGGACGAAATTGGAAGAGGAACTTCCACTTATGACGGACTTTCAATAGCTTGGGCGATAGTAGAATATTTGACTAGCGAAGAAAATAAAAAGTCAAAAACTTTATTTGCAACTCATTATCATGAACTTACAATGCTTGAAGATTTGGACGGCGTTAAAAATTATAAAGTGTCGGTTGAAGAATATAAAGACGAAATTATTTTTATGAAAAAAGTTATTGAAGGAGCTGCGGAATCAAGTTATGGAATTTACGCCGCAAAAATAGCGGGAGCGCCAAATAAAATTATAAAAAGAGCGTCTGAAATATTAAAAAAATTAGAAAACGAAGCGGGCATTCAATTTGAAAATATAGAATTAAAAAATAAAAAATCTTTAGAATTTCTGCCTTTGTATAATAATGATAACGAAATAAAAACCGTTATAAAAGAAAGCGAAATTGAAAAAGAAATTAAAGAATTGAATATTAATGAAATTACTCCGATTGAAGCGATTAATTTAATAAGTAAGTGGAAAAAGGATTTATAA
- a CDS encoding sugar kinase has product MASVITFGEIMLRLSPPSNLRFIQTDSFDARFGGGEANVSLALSNLGINTAFITKLPNNDIGQACINELRRYGVDVSNIVIGGERIGIYFLEKGASQRGSKVIYDRANSSISKASIKDFNWDKIFNNAKWFHLTGITPALGENVAEICIEACKKAKEKNLTVSLDLNFRKKLWTSEKANKTMSKLMPYIDICMANEEDAEKVFGIKAKDSNIIEGKLSHEGYKEVAKKIVDKFKVKKVGITLRGSISASENLWSCMLYNGKEYFFSKEYLIKIVDRVGGGDSFSAGLIYSFLNDKNDKEALEFATALSCLKHSIEGDFNLVSIDEVMTVYNGDASGRIQR; this is encoded by the coding sequence ATGGCTTCTGTTATTACTTTCGGCGAAATAATGCTTCGTTTATCTCCTCCTTCAAATTTGAGATTTATTCAAACCGATTCTTTTGATGCAAGATTTGGAGGCGGCGAGGCTAATGTTTCTTTAGCTTTATCAAATCTTGGTATAAATACGGCTTTTATCACAAAACTTCCAAATAACGATATAGGACAAGCTTGCATAAACGAGTTAAGAAGATATGGAGTTGATGTTTCAAATATAGTTATAGGCGGAGAGAGAATAGGAATATATTTTTTAGAGAAAGGCGCAAGTCAAAGAGGCTCTAAAGTAATTTACGATAGAGCAAATTCTTCAATTTCAAAAGCGAGTATAAAAGATTTTAATTGGGATAAAATATTTAATAATGCGAAATGGTTTCATTTGACGGGAATAACTCCCGCTTTAGGAGAAAATGTAGCCGAAATATGCATTGAAGCATGCAAAAAAGCTAAAGAAAAAAATCTTACCGTTAGTTTAGATTTAAATTTTAGAAAAAAATTGTGGACATCCGAAAAGGCAAATAAAACGATGAGCAAATTAATGCCTTATATCGATATATGCATGGCAAACGAAGAAGACGCCGAAAAAGTTTTTGGAATAAAAGCGAAAGACAGCAATATTATAGAAGGCAAACTTTCTCATGAAGGTTATAAAGAAGTCGCTAAAAAAATTGTCGATAAATTTAAAGTTAAAAAAGTCGGAATTACTTTAAGAGGCTCAATATCCGCAAGCGAAAATTTATGGTCTTGCATGCTTTATAACGGCAAAGAATATTTTTTTTCAAAAGAATATTTAATTAAAATTGTCGATAGAGTCGGCGGAGGCGATAGTTTTTCAGCGGGTTTAATTTATTCTTTTCTAAACGACAAAAACGATAAAGAGGCTTTAGAGTTTGCAACCGCATTAAGTTGTTTAAAACATTCTATTGAAGGCGATTTTAATCTTGTAAGCATTGACGAGGTTATGACAGTTTATAACGGAGACGCTTCGGGAAGAATACAGAGATAA
- the flcA gene encoding periplasmic flagellar collar protein FlcA: MPKIEDLERLGSVALLIGNKKLPEELSKNDYDAFKSVFTNEYMENSKPTEDNDLPSIDEIDNLLSNDEDNIIKDNDIDDLGLPNDLGLEEDDKILSNLDDLGLPDNLGEEKEDEKISSDINDLNLEENNLEEGDSNKLPILDDLPLPDNLSDTKNSNNTNDKNISNDLGISDISHLSDSGDFDNNVIEETLEENDNDIEENDFKEDNENLEEILDNDNLKIEEAEESKDSYIEDNIIEDNLIKEDISEENILDNEEELKIESDKEKEDEKIEAKSEEEDINLDDLENILDDDNLKFEDNKEIEKSENKIEDDDSHLEDLEGILEDEEEESKSKESEKIEDKAEEDATHLDNLEGILDDIEEESKIESDKEKEDEKIEAKSEEEDINLDDLENILDEEDTKIPEETENYKEPEKTEDKITKDETKEEIDDLPDLDSIENTNEIKEEAPVQIMEGGTSLPSPDTADKLGASRYENVDDNIDHDKVIDSIKNLSPLTRYHVLDAILNEKLDQASMRELLEALDSEKSNEDITELINRELGLSIKEYGKSGILELIPIPNSLKDYAHIIRVAAVFLILFVGIVLLSYQFVYKPIKANEYFKKGLADIYKGAYNNAEINFAQGDKLKPKQIKWFNRYGKAYIERERFDSALAKIEGALNIKPRDFDSRVLFGYYYRSKGEKQLSEEDYIKGEELYNDMLSYVTKKNQLKTVYDERGILMISRAKNLSQANYYDNAYNNYIQMINLFGDNVIARKRAMLIRIYQDNYKQVKALQEHINNLKSGYIDDDVYPKLARYLLNNNDFYGSRTLLEKILKKYPSNLEAIIGYADYQARLKHYEKARDILINTALPMFENNPYRRGKEFVYNMLGQIYYNLGEFGNSINNFNAALEINKTYPDANYNLANLYFYQDKDYEKAKEHYQLAYDNLPPELRGDKLLYNLSWIYYLNNEFDRAFEGFNALFQKNPSNSVVSYALGNSLLHLDRANLANGFYRNALNQILARREKLGRLEMRTESDFFLLSYLASLYNNMGVSYAYNSTIENNAQNEREAFKNFVLASEYFDQIRTSNIDLERMEKRTIILENNNIGVATYNVMAIQSKRNLKDAVMIDDYIPKDIYYVR, translated from the coding sequence ATGCCTAAAATCGAAGATTTAGAAAGATTGGGAAGCGTTGCCCTTTTAATTGGTAATAAAAAGCTGCCCGAAGAATTATCAAAAAACGATTACGATGCTTTTAAGTCGGTTTTCACAAACGAATATATGGAAAACTCTAAACCAACGGAAGATAACGATTTGCCTTCAATAGACGAAATAGACAATTTATTATCAAATGACGAAGACAATATTATAAAAGATAATGATATAGACGATTTAGGTTTGCCTAACGATTTGGGATTGGAAGAAGACGATAAAATATTGAGCAATTTGGATGATTTGGGTTTGCCCGATAATCTTGGAGAAGAAAAAGAAGACGAAAAAATTTCAAGCGATATAAACGATTTGAATTTGGAAGAAAATAATTTAGAAGAAGGCGATTCAAATAAATTGCCCATTTTGGATGATTTGCCTTTGCCCGATAATTTGTCTGATACGAAAAATAGCAATAATACGAATGATAAAAATATTTCTAATGATTTAGGAATAAGCGATATTTCTCATTTGTCGGATTCGGGCGATTTTGATAATAATGTTATAGAAGAAACTTTAGAAGAAAACGATAACGATATTGAAGAAAACGATTTTAAAGAAGACAATGAAAATTTAGAAGAAATATTAGATAATGATAATTTGAAAATAGAAGAAGCCGAAGAGTCTAAAGATAGCTATATTGAAGATAACATAATAGAAGATAATTTAATTAAAGAAGATATATCTGAAGAAAATATATTAGATAATGAAGAAGAATTAAAAATTGAAAGCGATAAAGAAAAAGAAGACGAAAAGATTGAAGCTAAATCTGAAGAAGAAGATATTAATTTAGACGATTTAGAAAATATATTAGACGATGACAATTTAAAATTTGAAGATAATAAAGAAATTGAAAAATCGGAAAATAAAATTGAAGATGACGATTCTCATTTAGAAGACTTAGAAGGAATTTTAGAAGACGAAGAAGAGGAAAGCAAATCAAAAGAGTCTGAAAAAATTGAGGATAAAGCAGAAGAAGATGCAACTCATTTAGATAATTTGGAAGGCATATTAGACGATATAGAAGAAGAATCAAAAATTGAAAGCGATAAAGAAAAAGAAGACGAAAAAATTGAAGCTAAATCCGAAGAAGAAGATATTAATTTAGACGATTTAGAAAATATATTAGACGAAGAAGATACCAAGATTCCTGAAGAAACTGAAAACTATAAAGAACCTGAAAAAACTGAAGATAAAATTACAAAAGACGAAACTAAAGAAGAAATTGACGATTTGCCAGATTTGGATAGCATAGAAAATACTAACGAAATAAAAGAAGAAGCTCCCGTTCAAATTATGGAAGGCGGAACTTCATTGCCTTCTCCAGATACCGCCGATAAATTAGGCGCTTCAAGATACGAAAATGTAGATGATAATATAGACCATGATAAAGTAATTGACAGTATAAAAAATCTTTCGCCTTTAACGAGATATCATGTATTAGACGCTATTCTTAATGAAAAACTTGACCAAGCTTCAATGAGAGAATTATTAGAAGCTTTAGATAGCGAAAAATCTAACGAAGATATAACAGAATTAATAAATAGAGAATTAGGTTTAAGCATTAAAGAATATGGAAAAAGCGGAATATTGGAACTTATACCAATTCCTAATTCTCTTAAAGATTATGCTCATATAATAAGAGTAGCCGCCGTATTTCTAATATTATTCGTTGGAATAGTTTTATTGTCGTATCAATTTGTTTATAAACCAATTAAAGCAAACGAATATTTTAAGAAAGGTTTAGCAGATATATATAAAGGCGCTTATAATAATGCGGAAATAAATTTTGCTCAAGGCGATAAACTCAAACCAAAACAAATAAAATGGTTTAATAGATACGGAAAAGCCTATATAGAAAGAGAAAGATTTGACAGCGCTTTGGCTAAAATAGAAGGAGCTTTAAATATAAAACCGCGAGATTTTGACAGCAGAGTTTTATTCGGATATTATTATAGAAGCAAAGGCGAAAAACAATTATCCGAAGAAGACTATATTAAAGGCGAAGAACTTTATAACGATATGCTTTCTTATGTTACAAAGAAAAATCAATTAAAAACTGTTTATGATGAGCGCGGAATATTAATGATAAGCAGAGCAAAAAATTTATCTCAAGCTAATTATTACGACAACGCTTATAATAATTATATTCAAATGATAAATCTTTTTGGAGATAATGTAATTGCAAGAAAGAGAGCTATGCTTATAAGAATATATCAGGATAATTATAAGCAAGTTAAAGCGCTTCAAGAACATATAAATAATTTGAAAAGCGGATATATAGACGATGATGTTTATCCTAAATTGGCAAGATATTTATTAAACAATAATGATTTTTATGGCTCAAGAACTTTGCTTGAAAAAATCTTAAAAAAATATCCTTCTAATTTAGAAGCTATAATAGGATATGCAGATTATCAAGCAAGATTAAAACATTATGAGAAAGCGAGAGACATATTGATTAATACCGCTTTGCCTATGTTTGAAAATAATCCTTACAGAAGAGGAAAAGAATTCGTATATAATATGCTTGGACAAATTTATTATAATTTAGGAGAATTTGGAAATTCGATTAATAATTTCAACGCGGCTTTAGAAATAAATAAAACCTATCCAGATGCTAATTATAATTTGGCTAATTTGTATTTTTATCAGGATAAAGATTATGAAAAGGCAAAAGAACATTATCAACTTGCTTACGATAATTTGCCTCCAGAATTAAGAGGAGATAAGCTTTTATATAATTTGTCATGGATTTATTATTTAAATAACGAATTTGACAGAGCTTTTGAAGGATTTAACGCTTTATTTCAGAAAAATCCAAGCAATAGCGTTGTTTCTTATGCTTTAGGAAATTCTTTACTTCATTTGGATAGAGCAAATTTGGCGAACGGTTTTTACAGAAACGCTCTTAATCAAATTTTAGCAAGACGAGAAAAATTGGGCAGACTTGAAATGCGAACGGAAAGCGATTTTTTCCTTTTAAGTTATTTGGCGAGTCTTTATAATAATATGGGCGTTTCCTACGCTTATAATTCTACAATCGAAAATAACGCTCAAAACGAACGAGAAGCTTTTAAGAATTTCGTATTGGCAAGCGAATATTTTGACCAAATTAGAACTTCAAATATAGATTTGGAGAGAATGGAAAAAAGAACTATTATACTTGAAAATAACAATATAGGAGTCGCTACTTATAATGTTATGGCAATTCAAAGCAAAAGAAATCTTAAAGATGCGGTAATGATAGACGATTATATACCTAAAGATATTTATTATGTAAGATAA